Proteins encoded in a region of the Rutidosis leptorrhynchoides isolate AG116_Rl617_1_P2 chromosome 9, CSIRO_AGI_Rlap_v1, whole genome shotgun sequence genome:
- the LOC139867998 gene encoding uncharacterized protein — translation MQWDRCNSVVLAWILNSISEELFSGQVFSQLAKTVWDKLKETYDQIDGSITFNLYQSVNTVSQNGSPISDYYHKLNALWKQLDALVKLPSCTCTANAEFKKHNDLIKLMQFLMGLDDYYVNIWSNILMQDPLPNVQTAFSIVSREESHKKISKVNYVRKTPNSSFLVSKTFDNTKRFC, via the coding sequence ATGCAATGGGATAGGTGTAACTCTGTTGTGCTCGCTTGGATTCTTAATTCAATATCTGAGGAATTGTTTTCAGGACAAGTTTTTTCTCAACTTGCTAAAACTGTTTGGGATAAATTAAAGGAAACCTATGACCAAATTGATGGTTCTATTACCTTTAATCTTTATCAAAGTGTTAACACCGTGTCTCAAAATGGCAGTCCTATTTCTGATTATTATCACAAACTTAATGCTTTATGGAAACAGCTTGATGCTTTGGTCAAATTACCTTCTTGCACCTGCACTGCTAATGCTGAGTTTAAAAAGCATAATGATTTGATCAAACTAATGCAATTTTTGATGGGGTTAGATGATTACTATGTGAACATTTGGAGTAATATCTTAATGCAAGATCCTCTCCCTAATGTTCAAACTGCTTTTTCAATTGTTTCAAGAGAAGAATCACATAAAAAAATTTCAAAAGTCAATTATGTTCGTAAAACCCCAAACTCATCTTTTCTGGTGTCTAAAACTTTTGATAACACAAAAAGATTTTGTTGA